CTTGTCAGATGAAGTTATGTTGTACATGTTGGCAGCGCCGTGCAGAAAGACGCCAGAGTTATAGGACCACTGAGTCTTGTCGATATCGTCACATACTGAGGACTTCTCCTTGCCGATGTGAACACCGTCGTAAATTTCAAACTTGTCGGTGATAATCCCAGCCTTGATGTGCCAGTCGAAAACCTTTCCAGCCCAGTCTGCATAAGTGTCGTTGCCGGTGTACCGGGCCAGGCGGGAAGCGAcgttgaagaagcagccgTTGGAGATGGCGTTCTTGTAGTCGTAACCGGTGTTCCACTTAAAGATCTGCCAGCGCATTCCACCACCGCAATACTCGTCGTCCCAGCGGCTGACGTACTCGTTGAAGACGGCTTGTGCCTGGGCGAGCCATCCGGGTGAATCTTCGGGGGGGTTCGGGAATTGGTGCTCTGCTGCTGACATTGCGGCCATGGCCCAGAAGCCTTGGTCATCGTTTCCTTCGGTCATGGTTTGGTTGTCGGGCATGTAGTCGCCGTCTGATCCGGCCTGGTGGATCATGGCTTGCTTTGTGATGGCGTTATATGTGTCGTCTCCTGTAATCCACCAGTAATCAACCAAGGTACCGAACATGGCTCCAGCCTCCCACCCTTTTGAGAGTTAGTATAatttcatgatgatgagatgagataatTACAGTAATAGGGATCTGGCAAGTTTCCTGGCGTGTCGCCTGGGTTCATTCCTGTGTACCAACTTGTCAAGcccttggctgctttggcGGCCGCACTCTCGACTGATTCTGGTGACTGTCAGTATATCGAATCTCTCTTCAACAATAAGAAACTCACTTGTATCAGTTATTGTTAGTTCGTAGGCATTTGCTGCTACTGCCGTCCAGCCAAGGACGGCAGTAGTCGTCTGAAGCAACGATCGCATCTTGGTAACTTGACCAAAATGCGAGAATACCAAGACGGGATCGAATAATAGACGAATTAGACCCTGTTGAATGCCAAGACCAGATCGAGAGTTTGTTTCCGCATATACGTGATGCCAAGATAATAGCTGAAGATGTACAGATGATAGATAGGCAGATCAACAAAAGAGGGACGAAATAACTACAGCAAAAAAaggaatgaatgaatgaatcGACATTACAAGAAGAAATGGGTATattgaagagaaaggaaaaagggaTCCTCCTGTTTCTTGTAAAAATTGGGCACGGGGAGAGAGGACTCGAGTCACCCCCGTTTTTTGGCCCTGCAAGCACTGACATTGATTTACATTGATACCTTGTAGGATGTTCGGCTATACGTCAACGCGACTCCACCTGTATACAGATGAGGTGGAAAGCGAGAGGTCCTTTGGAAATGAAAACTACCCATGAAGGAATCCATCACTCAGGATAATTGGCTGACGATGCATCCTCTTGGGGCTATGCACATGTAGCGAACTGGTAGGATGGGTCCTGCCAGCCGGTGGTGGATCATCAGggggttgttcttgttgtacCTACATACAGCATAATAAGCAGCACAGACGACAAACTCAAGTCAAGAGCCCTTCATACGACGTGCAGCAGAGGCGAGAGGGAGAGGCGACTGTGTTGGACGCGTAAGGCACAGTCTGAATGGTATAGTAGACGTCCAGtggtaggtaggtaattATGATCGTCTTAATGCACTGCAGTCAGAGTTCCAGTTGGTTATGTACAAATAAATGCGGCTCCGCGAGGTTCGTGACCCAATAATCGTCTCGATCCCTTTTCTTGCATGACCTGAAGAGCGGGTTGAGGGCTATGAACTATGGAGCATCTGCTTTAATTCGGCCGAGACTGATGAGATGGCGATTTATTTAAATCTACATAAAATCAGACAGTTCACTACAATTTCCAAAACTATCCAGGTAATAAGTAACCCGGCTAGTTAGCCGTAGTAAAAAGACGAGATCTATTAAGCGAATTCAGCCAAGCCGGAAGCCGGAATACCAGTTTAATTTGTTCTCGAGTGAtgccttttcttcaaaaCTTATTCCCGTAGCGAATACCAGGTCCCCTTCTCGAACACTGTTATAACACTGTATTGGTGGAGCTTCCATCCCTGCCGCCCTGTCTAGCCTGCTTTGCCTAGAGCACTTTATGCCTTACCACGTACGCAGGTACACACAGAGGTGCATCGCATAAAAACCGGCACTGGCTTAGTGGTTGATGGAAATATTAGATCAGCTTTGGTGAGTATATAGCCTAAAAGCGTTCTAATATTTTTTGTCTCAACTGCTTCAAGCATCTATTTTTTGTGACCCGGCTGGCGCAGCACATCCGTGGCCGCGTAAACACTAAGAGATGAGAGAGCCGTTTATCCATTACGAGCTTTGTTTTCATCATTAAAAAGCCGTTGTTTCAGTAACTGCTTATCGTGATTCATATAAAAATAGCTTACGACCAACGAAACATGCAAAACAATTCGTATAGACATTACACTGGCTCAGCATTGGATGATATCAATTGCATCACCCAACACGAGACAATTATTCTGGGATCCAATTTTATAACTAATATATGCGGCTATCGACTGTGGAttattatttatatattGCTTTTGTAGATGCCATCTTATTTATGTAACAACATCCATAAAGATTCGCATGCATCTCAAcacctccatcaccaacctccCATCTAGTATAATGATAGCCAAACTAAACCACCACATGCCATTATAGTGGGCTAAGAACCAGGTGCCCTCAACAGATGGGAAGGCAAACACAACCCCCAATGGATGATTTCTGCCGTGACAAGTCACGTACCCCGGTTTCAACTCCTCACGCCTCTCAAACCCCGCCTCCAAACCCCGCGATTCCCCCACTCATAGCTTCATCCTTCGTCCATTACAGCCAAACAGAACCTCACCTGATTtgtgacttgacttgatttgATTCAGCTTGATCATCAGTTGACTGCAAGTATCTTGGCAGATGCTACTTAAAAGAAATCAAGTACCAAAGAAAATAACATAATCTGTGACACAACATACAAGATCCTCGCTTCTCTATAATCTGGTTGACCATTTGTCTCCGTCAATATCGTCATGTCAGCCAAACACTTTGTTAACGATCCAACCCACCTCGTCTCCTCAGCTCTCCACAGTCTCACTCTCACCAACCCCTCAGTTGCTCTAGATCCAGAATTCAAAGTCATATACCGTCGTCCTGATTCCAATGTCAAACCTCAAGTATCCATCATCTCAGGCGGCGGCTCTGGCCATGAGCCTTCCTTCGCAGGTATGGTCGGCCAAGGCATGCTCTCTGCTGCTGTAGCCGGTACCATATTTGCCTCCCCTTCAGCGGAGCAGATACGCGCAGCCATTACTTCTCGCGTCGACACGTCCAAGGGTGTGTTGGTCACCGTAATGAACTACACTGGTGATGTCctcaactttggcatggCTGTCGAAAAGGGAAAAGCTGCAGGGCTTGACGTTGAAATGGTCGTTGTAGGCGACGATGTTGGAGTTGGCCGCGCCAAAGCTGGAAAGGTTGGACGTCGTGGAATCGCGGGCACCGTTCTTGTCCACAAGATCTCAGGTGCCCTCGCTGCTCTAGGAAAGCCTCTGGAGCAGGTAGCCAAATATGCCCAGCTTACTGCAGACAACCTTGTCAGCGTGGGCGCCAGTCTGGAACACGTGCATGTTCCTGGTCGCAAGGTCGATACAGAGGCAAGTCTCGCAGCAGACGAAGTGGAATTGGGGATGGGCATTCATAACGAGCCTGGTTCTGGACGCGAAAAGGTTGAATTGCCTGACCTTGTGACTAAAATGCTTCAACAATTGCTCGACGCCAACGACAAAGACCGAGCGTTCGTCAACGTCAGCTCTAAACAAGTCATCCTCATGATCAACAATCTGGGAGGAGTTAGTGTTCTAGAGATGGGCGGTATCACAGCAGAGGTTGCGAGCCAACTTGAGTCTAAGTACGATATTCATCCCGTCAGAGTACTCAGCGGCACATACATGACTAGTCTCAACGGTCTCGGTTTCAGcatttctcttctcaacGTTGTGGCTCCCGATTTTGACGCTCCGAGTATGATTGAGCTGCTTGATACTCCCAGCGAGGTCGTTGGTTGGTCTGCTCCTATCAAAACCAGCACTTGGGAGGCCAAAAACACTAGCACGAGAACCGATCGTGTTAGTGCGACCGAGGACATCAAGTCTAGTGATCTTAAAACAGATGCAAGCAGCGCTCAATCAGCATTAAAGAATGCGCTGCAAAAGGTCATCGATGCTGAGCCTGAAGTCACGCGTTATGATACTGTCGTTGGGGACGGTGACTGCGGTATCGGATTGAAGCGAGGCGCCGAAGGTAAGTCTATTCAACTCTAAATGACACTCACATACTGACGTGATGCAGCAATTCTGAAACATATGGAACAGCGCTCTCTCactggtgatgttgttgtggaCCTTGCTCGCATCGTGACAATCGTGGAAACAGCCATGGATGGAACCTCGGGTGCTCTGTATGCCATCTTCCTTAACGCCCTGGTCAAGGCTCTTCGAGAGCTGGCACCGGGCAATGCATCTCCGGAAGTCTGGGGCAAAGCTCTTAGGAAAAGCAGCGATGCTCTGGCCAGATACACACCCGCTCGCCCGGGCGACCGTACTCTGGTCGACGCTCTCCACCCCTTTGTGGAAGTGCTGAACCAGACAggagatgtcaagaaggcagCTGAGGCAGCCTTGGAAGGGGctaacaagaccaagggtATGCAAGCTAGTTTGGGCCGAACCGTTTATATCGGAGGTGGTGGATATCAGGAGGTTCCCGATCCTGGTGCTTGGGGACTGGCctgcttcttccttggtctgGCTGGTTAGACGCTGTTTGCTTTCGAGACACGCTTTCCGTGGCAGACGAAACATTGACGACAGATACGAGTGGAAACTGAGCAATCGCAGAATGATAATATTGTTGGAGTAGTCATAGGCACATTGTAATGAGGAAGAATTGTATGCGCAAATCATCATGTTTTCAACGCCTATGGAGTCCCTGTGAGCCTTGCCCGTAAGACATACAAAACATCCCATTCTCTAAATCAAGTTCTCACCCTCCAAGATCATGTGGTAAAGGAAAATTAGCTTAGGAGAACCAGAATAACGCTATCGCCTCGCAAAAACCTGTGATAAAGTTAGTAATCAGTACCATAATTTCGTGTCACCGCCATTCGAGAAAGGGGTTTGCAGGCGACATACATCTTGCTGATGAACCGATCCTTGTTGACTGGTCTGCCCTTCTTTCCGCCAGCTAATCGGGGAGTCTCTGTCCACATTTCCTTGACGTTCTCGAGAACCATGTTGCAATGTCTGTCGAATGCCTTGACGCGCGCAAGGAGTTTGCGGTTGTTGcggatggagatgaggacTTGGACGTGTGATCGCACGGCAGTctggagaatggagagaGGGCCGGCGGAAAACTCGTACTCTTCGAGCTGAGCGATCTCGTACTCGCTGCACAGCATGTTAGCAATCGTTGACCTGTCGCGGGGCTGGAAAGACAGCAATTATCGGTGGACACGTACGTGAGGTCGGATCGCGgcttggcaagaagctcCCTATATAATACATTAGCATACTTGAGCCAGTTTCGGGTGTTTTGAGGCGTACTGAATCTTGGGGTCCGAcatgttgatggtattgTTTGGTGGTTATGAGATGTTGTATTGCGGCgcgcaaggctgaagctCAGCGAGCTCGAAAAGTTGACGATTGGAGTAGAACGTGTTTGATTGGACATGATGGTGGGTCCAAGTTATGTGGCCTATGATAGGTCAGGTGACGCAGTTCCTGACTTAGCAGGCATGAAACCATCCCACTATCAAAAGTGTGGCTGCTATCAATTTTGGTTTTGGGGCGGTTTGATGCGGAGGTTGGAAAAAGCATTGCCGCGGACCTCGGACAAAACTCCAAGGCACATCATATACCCCCTCATTCATCTAGTTGATGCGCATGTCGATCGCATGTGCGCATCGCCAATTCTTCTTTTAATATAATGTCGTTCCGAACTTTTGCAGCCCGCGCCGGTGCTGCAGCTAATGTTACAAGTCGAGGCTTGCCAAGAAGCTTCAACATGGTTCAGCAAGGAAAggtcttgagctcctcgCTCGGTGCTCGACAGGTAAGTATGAACGGGCCGTCAGTTCAGCTATACGAAGCTAATTGGAATATTGAAGGTCTCAGATGAGGCGACCACCATCAAGCCATTGCCTGAAGATGAACCTAACGATGTGGTCTTCGAAAGCAAATATGGCTTGCGAACCATGATGCTCAATCGACCCCAGAAGCTCAACTCTCTTAACTCTTCAATGATCCGAAAGATGGTGCCTAGATTGGTCGAGTGGGAAAAGTCAGACCTCGccaatgttgttgttttgaAGGGTGCTGGTCACAAGGCCCTTTGCGCTGGAGGTGACGTCGCCGCGCTGGCAGAGATGAACCAGCAGAATGAGACTGGATGGATGCGATCGTCTGCATACTTTGCTCTCGAATACAAACTCGACCACTATATTGCGACATACAACAAGCCCTACATCGCTTTTATGGACGGCATCACCATGggcggtggtgttggtctGAGCGCTCACGCTCCTTTCAGAATCGCGACCGAGAACACCGTCTTCGCCATGCCCGAGACAGGCATCGGATTTTTCCCCGACGTCGgcgcttctttcttcctccctCGAATGAACGGATCCATCGGGACCTATCTTGCGCTGACCAGTGCACAACTCCGAGGCCCCAACGTCTTTTACGCCGGCATTGCTACCCACTACCTTCACTCGACCAGCTTGCCTGATCTTGAGGCACGCCTGGCTGAATTACGATTCCGGGACAGCGACACTCTGCCTGAACGCCTGGCACTTATTAACCAGACTCTCGAGGAATTCTGCACAGGTCTTCCTCATGACCAGCCCATTGAATTGACAGGCGCGGTTCGGCAGGCGATTGATCGATGCTTCAACAGGCACACAATCACCGAGATCATTGCTGCTTTGAAAGCTGAGAAAGGGAATAGTTCTACGAGGGGGTGGGCGCGACAACAACTAGAAACTCTGCACAAGCGATCGCCCACGGCCTTACACGTAGCTCTACGCCAGATGCGTATTGGTGGCGAGTGGGATATTGCCGAGACCTTCAAGAGGGAACATCAGATTGCTACCAAGTTTATGCAGCATCACGATTTTACCGAGGGCGTGTCAGCTTTACTCATCAGAAAGAATGCGCCCGTGTGGGAGCCCGAGTCTCTTGCGGCCATTGGCGGCACCAATGTAGCCAAGCCCTTCTTCGAATACGACGACGACCATCCACTCCACCTCTTCACTGACCGTACTTACAAGGAGTATCCTCACCAGGAGCTTGGTGTGCCCACAGAGAAGGAAGTTGAAAAGGTTCTTTCCCAGGGCACCTACACTCGGGAAGAGCTAGCCAACAAGATTATCGCATCGCGTAACGGTCGCCAAGGCATCTCTGAAGTTGTTGCGGATATCATCGATCGCAAGACTGTGGTGAAcgacaagagaaaggccGTGTGGATGAAGGACGAGGTTGCGCCCGGAAGCAGACTGTAATTCTGCACATGCTGACTGACAATTATTTCTGGATGATCTGTAAAAATAGAAGTCACTACGATATGTAAAATATGCGGTACTGAGTGTTGATAGATGAAATgtgatgatattgagacAATGCCAatgaagaatgatgatggaattGATTGATGGCGATAAAAACTCCTAATGAAATTGATAGATTATCATGAATGTATTCATCGGTGAGAGAGCGGCGAATAAAACGACGCGGGTGGGGGTGGGGATGAAAACCACAAGATTCAGGATGATGAGACATCAAGCGACCGCTGAAAAACCTCATCTTTTGGAGAAACGTTGAGTAGAGGGGTTGTTAAGGAGGGGCAGATAAGTACTATTGCAATGGAGGGTTGGGTGGGTATTGACAGCCTGCTAGACTTAGTACCTAGGGGAAAACACCAACTCGAGTTGTACAGATAGATGGAGATAATAACAGAGGGatagagaaagaggaaagtcaagtcaaagtGGGCGTCAACTCAAAAAGAGAGTCATAGGAGAGACACCATTAAAGTTATTCAGACTCTGTATATACTACCTTAGTAGTACTAAGGTATAGGATGACCAGCTCGCATGGAAAGTCTGGTCAGTTCAAAGGCTACTGCTGAGAATATAAAAAGGACAGAGGCCCGCCCCATGAACAGTTTGGAaaggaagacaagacatcttcgcctccttctctttcattTTCTTGACCGATTTTCCCGTCATCGAAGCCAGGTCGGCAATTGTCAAGTTGGCCAAAGCAAAAGGGCCTGAGAAAAGACTCCGGTTGATGAACAACTAGAAAGATACGTACCGTTTCAGAAGTACGACAAACTCTTAGGATCAAACGAAGAACAAAGACTAGAACAAGATCACGTGGAAACGCAGCTTTGGGCCAGCGACGAAACAGAGACACCGAACTTGACAAGAAACACGGGACGGGCTCCGCGCCGGTATAGGTGGGTCCATCTGCCGTTCCGGTTTACCCCCACCATCGACCGACCAGAGTCGAGAGAATCTGGAAGTTGAGAACGTGAGAAGTGGGCTGCGCTAACTCACGTCACCATATCTGCAGCCACTAAGATCAAAGAAACCCACAGGGGTCTTGGACGCATCAACCACTAGAGTGATACGGCCGCCCTCCATCTCTCAGGTACAGgcagtgcagtgcagcgCTGCGAAGATCTAACACGACCTTGAGTGCTGCATCACAATACGACTGCAAAAGATATTATATCTTTGTGTTGTTAAAAACTTGTGGTTTGATAGCGGTATTTCTTTCATCTCTACATatattcaacatcatcaccttAACCATCTTGCCCCTTTATCACATCTCGcttcctcttttttttcgcGTTGTCTAGCCAGCACGCATCTCAATCGGCAGGCACTTAAACTCGATCCACCCTGCTTCACGACGCGACTTTGGCGGGTTAAAGCGCGTCACGAACATGACGCCCGCCACCCGGATTTGAATACTAGATCACATCACATCCCTCCC
This is a stretch of genomic DNA from Fusarium graminearum PH-1 chromosome 4, whole genome shotgun sequence. It encodes these proteins:
- a CDS encoding small nuclear ribonucleoprotein Sm D2, whose protein sequence is MSDPKIQELLAKPRSDLTEYEIAQLEEYEFSAGPLSILQTAVRSHVQVLISIRNNRKLLARVKAFDRHCNMVLENVKEMWTETPRLAGGKKGRPVNKDRFISKMFLRGDSVILVLLS